Part of the Synechococcus sp. MU1643 genome, CGGCTGCGCAGCGCAGCCCCACCGCTGTGAATCACCGCAAACAGGATCAGCAGCACCAGCATCACGACGCTGCTGTGGTGGGTGGAGGCCATGGCGGCTGCGTGGGAAGGGCGTGATTCTGGCTGGCGGACGTGGCGGTCCTAAATTTCCCTTGTTCCTCCGGGTGTTCCGCGGTGGCCGATCTGCCGTTCACCCTCGACCAGCTGCGGATCCTTCGCGCGATTGTCAGTGAGGGCAGCTTCAAGAAAGCCGCCGACAGTCTTTACGTCACCCAGCCAGCCGTCAGCCTTCAGATCCAGAACCTGGAGAAGCAGCTGGAGGTGTCGTTGTTTGATCGCGGTGGGCGCAAGGCTCAGCTCACCGAAGCTGGCCATCTGCTGCTGAGTTACTGCGACCGGATCCTCAGTCAGTGCCATGAAGCCTGCCGGGCCCTGGATGATCTCCACAACCTCAAAGGCGGATCCCTGATCGTGGGTGCAAGTCAGACCACCGGCACTTATTTGATGCCCCGGATGATCGGCTTGTTCCGCCAGAAATATCCGGAGGTGTCCGTGCAGCTCCAGGTCCACAGCACCCGACGCACGGGCTGGAGTGTGGCTAACGGTCAGATCGACCTGGCGATCATCGGTGGTGAATTGCCCGCGGAACTGAATGAACTGCTGCAGGTAGTGCCCTACGCCAGTGATGAGCTGGCGTTGGTGCTGCCGGTGAAGCACCCCTTGGCCCGGCTGGCTGAGCTCACCAAGGAAGACCTGTATCGCCTGGGCTTTGTCTGCCTCGATGCGCAATCCACCACCCGGAAGATGGTCGACCAGCTTCTGGCCCGCTCCGGCCTGGATGTGCAGCGTCTGCGCATCGACATGGAGTTGAACTCGCTGGAAGCCATCAAAAATGCAGTTCAGGCGGGCCTGGGTGCCGCCTTTGTTCCCGTGGTGTCGATCGAGCGGGAGTTATCGGCCGGCACGATTCATCGCCCCCAGGTGGCGGATCTGCAGGTGCGCCGCCAGCTCAAGCTGATCACCCATCCCGCCCGCTACTGCTCCCGTGCCTCGGTGGCCTTCCGCAATGACGTTCTGCCCGTCTTCGCCAGTGCTGACAGCCCGATTCGCCAGGCAGCGAAAGTCGTTCCTGAAGCGATCGGGGAGCAACTGGTTCAGAACTGATCGGCCTCTGGTGTTACCCCCACAGCGTCGTCTGCCACGCCTCGGGTCAGGAATTTGTTCTCACTGATATCGGTTTGGTAAACGCATCGCACCACGGGCTTGTCCCGTACGGAGCCGATGTAGGCAAAGGTGTTCATCCGCTGTTTGCACTCACGCTCCTGCACGGCGGTGATGGCCCCCTCCTTGCGCAGCACTGACCAGTTTTCTCGACGGATCACACAACCCGGTTGCAATGTTGGCTGGGTCACAAAGCTGCTGGAGGGGTTGAGCGTCGTGTACATCTCGATGTCCATGACGAAGGCGCTCGCACCCCACTGCCGGCAGAACTCCGGGTCGGGCACGGCCATGTCCAGCTGCTGGGAGCTGGCGATGTTCCCCTGGTCGCCCTGGGTGGTGCTGGTGACAGCGCTGCCGATGCCGATCCCCACCACGAGCACCCCTGCCAAGACGGCCACGGTGAGGGTGCTGAATTGAAAGGGGCCCTGGCCCCCTCCGCCACCTGAGGGGGGGGCGGGAGGACGGCCGTATCCGCCACGGGGCTGAGCGTCATAGCGATCACGCTCACCGCGGTCGTATCGGCCATCCCGCGGTCGGCGGCCGCCGCGGTCGTAGCGCGAGCCGGTCACAACAGTTCAGGGGTGCGGGGTAGGCCCATGGAGAAGTTCTGCACACGGCCATCCGGGTTGTAGCTGAGTTCTCCGGCTTGGAGCAGTTGCCGGATGAATCCTTCCAGGTCCGTACCAATACGGCGCAGGGTGTAGTCACTCAGTTCCCCGCCGGCCGCGGCATCCACCAGTTCCTTGAAGCGTCCCTGCACCTTGGCGAGGCTGGCGGCATCCCACAGAAATTCGTTGTCGGGATCAAGATCCAAGGTCAGCTGGTCATCCGAAGGAACCAGATCTTCGTCCTGAAGCGCTGCTGTGAACAGGCGCACGTGGCGGGTGGTGCACTTGAGGAGGGTGTCAGCCAAGACGCGCCCACGGGAAAGCTGACACGACTTTAAGAAGCGAACGGGGGGCAAGCCCTTTTAAGGTTGGTTTCACTTTCGAGACGGCCGCATGCGCGTCGCTATTGCCGGAGCTGGTCTTGCAGGGCTCTCCTGTGCCAAATACCTGGCGGATGCCGGCCACACCCCCATCGTTGTGGAAGCCAGGGATGTTCTCGGCGGCAAGGTGGCGGCCTGGAAAGACGAGGACGGCGACTGGTACGAAACCGGCCTGCACATCTTTTTCGGGGCTTACCCGAACATGCTCCAGTTGTTCAAGGAGCTGAACATCGAAGACCGGCTGCAGTGGAAGAGCCACTCGATGATCTTCAATCAGCAGGAGGAACCAGGCACCTATAGCCGCTTTGATTTTCCTGATCTGCCAGCCCCTGTGAATGGTGTGGCCGCGATCTTGGGAAACAACGACATGCTGAGCTGGCCTGAGAAAATCAGCTTCGGCCTGGGCCTTGTGCCTGCGATGCTCCGGGGTCAGGGGTATGTCGAAGAGTGCGACAAGTATTCCTGGACCGAGTGGCTGCGGGTCCACAACATTCCCGAACGGGTGAACGATGAAGTGTTCTTAGCGATGAGCAAGGCGCTGAATTTCATCGATCCCGATGAAATCTCTGCCACGGTTGTGCTCACGGCGCTCAATCGTTTTCTGCAGGAGAAGAACGGCTCCAAGATGGCTTTCCTCGATGGCGCTCCGCCGGAGCGCCTTTGCCAGCCGGTGGTCGAGCACATCGAATCACTCGGAGGGGAAGTGCACCTCGATAGCCCCCTGCGGGAGATCAAGTTGAATGAGGATGGTTCTGTCGCTGCCTTCCACATCGGCGGCTTAAAAGGCAAGGAGAGCTTCGACCTCACCGCTGATGCCTACGTCAGTGCCTTGCCGGTGGATCCCTTCAAGCTGCTCTTGCCAGAGCCCTGGAAGCAGATGGAGGTCTTCCAAAAGTTGGATGGGCTTCGGGGTGTCCCCGTGATCAACCTGCACCTCTGGTTCGATCGCAAGCTCACCGATATCGACCATCTGTTGTTTAGCCGCTCGCCTCTGCTCAGCGTGTACGCCGACATGAGCATCACTTGCAGGGAGTACGAAGACCCCGACAAGTCAATGCTCGAGCTGGTGTTTGCTCCTGCCAAAGACTGGATTGGTCGTCCCGATGAAGAGATCATCGAGGCCACCATGGGCGAGCTCACAAAGCTGTTCCCGATGCATTTTGGTGGTGAAAATCCCGCCACACTGCGCAAATACAAGGTCGTGAAGACGCCGTTGTCTGTCTACAAAACGACCCCTGGTTGTCAGCAGTTGCGGCCCGATCAGACCACCCCTATCAAGAACTTCTTCCTGGCCGGGGATTACACGATGCAGCGCTATCTCGCCTCGATGGAGGGTGCCGTTCTCAGCGGCAAGCTCTGCGCTGGTGCAGTGGACCGCAAGACAGGTCAGCTGGCATCATCGACCTCTTCCAGTGAGCCTGTGACGGCCTGAGCCATGCCCCTCGCCTCCCCGGATCTCGACGCAGCCTTCGAGGCCTGCCGTCGGGAGACCGCCGAGTGGGCCAAGACGTTCTATATCGGCACGTTGCTTCTGCCTCCAGAGAAACGGCGTGCCATCTGGGCGATCTATGTCTGGTGCCGGCGCACGGATGAGTTGATGGACAGCCCGGAGGCCCAGGCGCGTCCGGTGGAAGAGCTTGCCGAGCGGCTGGATCGCTGGGAAGAGAAGACCCGAGCCCTGTTCGCTGGCCGGATGGAGGACGACTTGGATGCGGTGATGGTGGACACCCTGGAGCGTTTCCCCCAGGGCATCCAGCCCTATCTCGACATGATTGAGGGGCAGCGGATGGACCTCACCTGGACCCGCTACCCCCGCTTCGAAGACCTCAAGCTCTACTGCTATCGCGTTGCAGGCACTGTTGGCCTGATGACCCAGGGGGTGATGGGTGTCGATCAGGCCTACACCTCAGCCCCCTGGAGCGACTGTCCCGACACCTCTGATGCTGCCGTCGCCCTTGGGATTGCCAACCAGCTCACCAACATCCTCCGGGATGTGGGGGAAGACCGGGGCCGTGGTCGCATCTATTTGCCGCAGGAAGATCTCGAGCGTTTCGGTTATTCCGAGGAGGAGCTGATGGCTGGAACCCTCAACAACTCCTGGCGTGCGTTGATGCGATTCCAGCTGGAGCGGGCTCGCGATTGGTTCGCTCGCTCCGAAGCAGGAGTGCGTTGGCTGTCCGCTGATGCGCGCTGGCCGGTGTGGACGTCCTTGCGGCTGTACCGGGGCATCCTGGATGAAATTGAGCGCGTCGATTACGACGTGTTCAATCACCGTGCCTACGTGGCCAAGGTCAACAAGCTGCTTGATCTGCCCCGTTCGTTCCTGTTGGCTCAGTCACGCTAAAAACCCCTACTGGTATGACCGGCAGGGGTTGATCAGCTGTTTCCTTCAATCAGATCAGCGACGGATCAGACCGCCGTTTTCTGGTTGCCCAGGAGATCCTTGAGCTTGGAGAGTTCGCCAGCCCAGCGGGGGTCCGGAGCGCCCTCGCTCTTCGCATCGCTGTGAACAACCTTGTTCACGGCCTTGCGAGCCACTTGAGGCTGGCCGGCTGCATTGGGGGCTCCGCGACGGTTGCCACCAGCATTGTTGTCGCGACGTTCGGAGCGCTCGACCCGCAGAGCGCTGCCACCGAACTCCTTGCCGTTCAGCGCTTCGATCACGGCATCGGCCAGTTTCGGATCGTCCACGTTGGCGAAGCCAAATCCGCGACATGCACCGGTTTCACGGTCGAGAACTGTCTTGAACCGGATCCCTTCTCCCACCGACTTGAGCAGAGCCACCAGCTCCTGTTCTTCAAAGGTCTGCGGCAGGTTGCCGATGTACAGGCGGATGCTCATGAAGGAAAGAAAATGCGATCTGTCGGTGTCTGACCGTCATCATTGACACCTGCAAAGTTAATCACAGAGCCTCGCTTTCACGGGTCAAGAAATGTTTGGCCTCCTTCAGCGCCTCGCTGGGGGTTTGGATGCGCCCAAAGGCATGTTCAAGCTTCAGATGATGCAGCAGGCGTCCGAGACGGGGCCCGGGTTCGACCTCCAGGGCCGTGAGCAGGCCGTTGCCGTCGATCAGGCTTCTGGGGTGAAACAGAGGGTCCTCAGCGTCCCGCCATCGCCGCAGCCAGATCTTTTTCTCGGGCATGGGCATTTGCAGGGCCAGGGCGGGGAGATCCCCTTCCAGTTCCTCGTGCAATTGCAGTCGATCGCTTTCGGGTAGCGACTCCGGTGCCTGACCGATGCGTTCCTGCCAGATCCGCAGCCGTTTGCAGCGCTGGCGCAGGGCGCGACTGGCTCGGAGTTGGCTGAGGCCCTCATCGCTGACCAAGGCCGTCAGCCGCGCCAAGGGCACAGCCGCAGCGGCTTCCTCTTTGCTGAGGCCTTCGATGTTGCTAGGCGTGGGAGGTTGCCCTCCTGCCGCCCAGGGGTGCAGCAACGGCAGGCTTGTTAAGGCTGCGATCGCCACGTCGGCTTGGTCGCCCCTCACCAGGCGCTGCAGCTCCGCCAGGATTCGCTCCGGTGCCGCTTCTGGAAGCCGTGCGGCGTGGCGCTCAATCCAGCCCATGGTCTGGCTGGAGATGGTGAGCGGGATTTCCGCCATCAGCCGCAATCCCCGCAGCAGCCGTAGAGGGTCATCGGTGAGGTTGGCTTCCGAGACGGCCGTCAGGCACCCCTGCTGGAGATCGCTCAGTCCCCCTGTGGGGTCCCACAGCTCTCCCCAGGGCTGGAGCGACACGGCGATGGCATTGAGTCGGTAGTCGCGCCGCCAAAGGTCGTCTTCGATGCGGTCACCGTCCTGTCGGGCGATGTCGACCGTCCAGCCTCCAATCACCAGCCGAGCAATGCTCCGTTCCGCATCGAGCACCACACAGGTGCCTTGGAGCTCTTGGGCTAGGGCCTGGGTCAGAGCGATGGCATCCGACGGGACAACAAGGTCAAGATCCGGCTGCTCCTGGAGACGGTCCAGCAAGCCATCCCGCACGGCGCCACCCACCAGCGCTGTGCCCTCGGGAAGCCGTGCCAGGGGGAGAGGCCACTGGGCTGGCGCCAGTCGCGTTTGCAGCTGGTCAAGCAATGCGTCGCCGGAGCCTTCGGCCATCAGAATGGGGGAGTGAACGGCCTTGGGAGGCATGTGCATCTGCGTGGATTGCAGCTGGGTCGACCGTTGTCAGGCCTATCACGCAGTTGAGCGTCAGCATGGTGTTCCGCATTTGGCGGAGATACCGGATTTTGAGCCAGATGGGCCTCGCATTCACGTCTCGGTGATGGATCTCCCCGATGGCCAGGCCGGGATTGAGTGGGATGTGCGTTCCTGCTCCAGCTTTAAAGCGGATCCAGGACGGTGGCAGCGTTGCCGTCCTGGTCAGGAGCTGCCCCGATGACCGCCCTGCCACTCCTGCTGGCCTTGCACAGTTGTTCTGACTGCTTCGGCATGGCGCTGCTGGATCCCCAGCAGCCTGGGGCAGAACTCCTGGTGCAGGTCCATCCGGATGGCCGGGGCCTGTCCAACAGGTTGATTTCGCGGGTTCAGTCGCTCCTCCCGCCTGAGCGTTGGCCTCAGTTGCAGGGCCTTGCCGTAGCGACGGGACCCGGCGGCTTCACCGGCACCCGCCTCACTGTGGTGATGGCCCGCACCCTGGCGCAACAGTTGGATTGCCCCCTGCTGGGGGTGAGCAGTTATGCCCTGATGGCGCCACGCTTGGAGCGGCAACTGCCCCAATCCATGCAAGGGGAACCGTTTTGGATCACCCAGGAGTTGCCCCGCCGGGGGGTGGTGGGTGGTGAGTACCGCATCACCTCTGGGCAGGTTGACGAACTCAGCCTGCCAACCCTGCTGCCGCAGGGGGCTTCTCCCCAGCCCGCCGTTGAGGCGCAACTGGATGTGGCAGCTGATGTGGCGCTGTTGCTGCAGCTGTTGCAGCGCAGCCATGCTGCCGGGGCAGTGATGCCCTGGGCTGAGGTTTTGCCGATCTACCCCACCTCCCCTGTTGGACAGGTCTGATGGCGGGCGTGCGTACAGGGCTTCTGCTGGGTGCTGGTCTGATGGCCTGGCTGTTGGGGCCCGGACCGCTGTCGCCCTATCGGCGGGCTCTGTTGGATCGCAGCCCGCCGCAGCTGG contains:
- a CDS encoding LysR family transcriptional regulator: MADLPFTLDQLRILRAIVSEGSFKKAADSLYVTQPAVSLQIQNLEKQLEVSLFDRGGRKAQLTEAGHLLLSYCDRILSQCHEACRALDDLHNLKGGSLIVGASQTTGTYLMPRMIGLFRQKYPEVSVQLQVHSTRRTGWSVANGQIDLAIIGGELPAELNELLQVVPYASDELALVLPVKHPLARLAELTKEDLYRLGFVCLDAQSTTRKMVDQLLARSGLDVQRLRIDMELNSLEAIKNAVQAGLGAAFVPVVSIERELSAGTIHRPQVADLQVRRQLKLITHPARYCSRASVAFRNDVLPVFASADSPIRQAAKVVPEAIGEQLVQN
- a CDS encoding DUF3172 domain-containing protein; this translates as MTGSRYDRGGRRPRDGRYDRGERDRYDAQPRGGYGRPPAPPSGGGGGQGPFQFSTLTVAVLAGVLVVGIGIGSAVTSTTQGDQGNIASSQQLDMAVPDPEFCRQWGASAFVMDIEMYTTLNPSSSFVTQPTLQPGCVIRRENWSVLRKEGAITAVQERECKQRMNTFAYIGSVRDKPVVRCVYQTDISENKFLTRGVADDAVGVTPEADQF
- a CDS encoding NAD(P)H-quinone oxidoreductase subunit M, whose protein sequence is MADTLLKCTTRHVRLFTAALQDEDLVPSDDQLTLDLDPDNEFLWDAASLAKVQGRFKELVDAAAGGELSDYTLRRIGTDLEGFIRQLLQAGELSYNPDGRVQNFSMGLPRTPELL
- the pds gene encoding 15-cis-phytoene desaturase codes for the protein MRVAIAGAGLAGLSCAKYLADAGHTPIVVEARDVLGGKVAAWKDEDGDWYETGLHIFFGAYPNMLQLFKELNIEDRLQWKSHSMIFNQQEEPGTYSRFDFPDLPAPVNGVAAILGNNDMLSWPEKISFGLGLVPAMLRGQGYVEECDKYSWTEWLRVHNIPERVNDEVFLAMSKALNFIDPDEISATVVLTALNRFLQEKNGSKMAFLDGAPPERLCQPVVEHIESLGGEVHLDSPLREIKLNEDGSVAAFHIGGLKGKESFDLTADAYVSALPVDPFKLLLPEPWKQMEVFQKLDGLRGVPVINLHLWFDRKLTDIDHLLFSRSPLLSVYADMSITCREYEDPDKSMLELVFAPAKDWIGRPDEEIIEATMGELTKLFPMHFGGENPATLRKYKVVKTPLSVYKTTPGCQQLRPDQTTPIKNFFLAGDYTMQRYLASMEGAVLSGKLCAGAVDRKTGQLASSTSSSEPVTA
- a CDS encoding phytoene synthase; amino-acid sequence: MPLASPDLDAAFEACRRETAEWAKTFYIGTLLLPPEKRRAIWAIYVWCRRTDELMDSPEAQARPVEELAERLDRWEEKTRALFAGRMEDDLDAVMVDTLERFPQGIQPYLDMIEGQRMDLTWTRYPRFEDLKLYCYRVAGTVGLMTQGVMGVDQAYTSAPWSDCPDTSDAAVALGIANQLTNILRDVGEDRGRGRIYLPQEDLERFGYSEEELMAGTLNNSWRALMRFQLERARDWFARSEAGVRWLSADARWPVWTSLRLYRGILDEIERVDYDVFNHRAYVAKVNKLLDLPRSFLLAQSR
- a CDS encoding RNA-binding protein → MSIRLYIGNLPQTFEEQELVALLKSVGEGIRFKTVLDRETGACRGFGFANVDDPKLADAVIEALNGKEFGGSALRVERSERRDNNAGGNRRGAPNAAGQPQVARKAVNKVVHSDAKSEGAPDPRWAGELSKLKDLLGNQKTAV
- a CDS encoding CCA tRNA nucleotidyltransferase; the encoded protein is MAEGSGDALLDQLQTRLAPAQWPLPLARLPEGTALVGGAVRDGLLDRLQEQPDLDLVVPSDAIALTQALAQELQGTCVVLDAERSIARLVIGGWTVDIARQDGDRIEDDLWRRDYRLNAIAVSLQPWGELWDPTGGLSDLQQGCLTAVSEANLTDDPLRLLRGLRLMAEIPLTISSQTMGWIERHAARLPEAAPERILAELQRLVRGDQADVAIAALTSLPLLHPWAAGGQPPTPSNIEGLSKEEAAAAVPLARLTALVSDEGLSQLRASRALRQRCKRLRIWQERIGQAPESLPESDRLQLHEELEGDLPALALQMPMPEKKIWLRRWRDAEDPLFHPRSLIDGNGLLTALEVEPGPRLGRLLHHLKLEHAFGRIQTPSEALKEAKHFLTRESEAL
- a CDS encoding Ycf34 family protein; translation: MCICVDCSWVDRCQAYHAVERQHGVPHLAEIPDFEPDGPRIHVSVMDLPDGQAGIEWDVRSCSSFKADPGRWQRCRPGQELPR
- the tsaB gene encoding tRNA (adenosine(37)-N6)-threonylcarbamoyltransferase complex dimerization subunit type 1 TsaB; translated protein: MTALPLLLALHSCSDCFGMALLDPQQPGAELLVQVHPDGRGLSNRLISRVQSLLPPERWPQLQGLAVATGPGGFTGTRLTVVMARTLAQQLDCPLLGVSSYALMAPRLERQLPQSMQGEPFWITQELPRRGVVGGEYRITSGQVDELSLPTLLPQGASPQPAVEAQLDVAADVALLLQLLQRSHAAGAVMPWAEVLPIYPTSPVGQV